The genomic interval TCTACGGGTGGCGCGGCGCGAGCGCGGGCAACCTCGGCGGGTTCGCGGCCGCGTTCTCGTCCTCCGGAGAGGCCGTGTCGTTCTCCCTCATGACCAGCTGGCGCAACAGCGCCCGCGTCCTCGATGCCGCCGGAGCGGTCCTGGCGCCGTTGGCGGCATCGGCGCCGGTCGCCGTCGAGCCCTTGCGGGCGCGACCGGGCGCGCCCGCCGGCGAGGTCGAGATCGGCTTCGAGTCCGACATCGACGCCGAGGCCGACCGTGTGGCGGAATGGTTCGCCGCCACGCGCGCCGCCCGGGCACAGGCCGGACGGAAGACCACCGGTGCGGTGCTCTTCCGCAGCAAGAAGCACATGGTCCGCTTCGCCGACGCGCTCGGGCGTCGCCGCATCCCGCATCGCATCCTGGGGCTCGGCGGGCTGCTGTCCACACCCGAGGTGGTCGATGTCGTCTCCGCCCTCCGGGTGATCAGCGATCCCCGCGCCGGCTCCGCGCTCATCCGGCTGCTCGCCGGTCCTCGCTGGGCGATCGGGCTCGCGGACCTCCGGGCGCTGGCGGAGCTCGCACGGCGCATCTCGCGGCACGACAGCGCCCTGCAGCCGCTCGCCCCCGAGGTCGTCGAGCGGATGCGCACGTCGGCCGGCGACGAGCAGGGGTCGCTCATCGACGCGCTCGACTTCTTCACCCGGCATCCGCTCGACCACGGCTGGCTCACCGGGTTCACCCCCGCCGCCCGCGAACGCCTGCGCGACGCCGCCGCCGTGTTCGCCGGGCTGCGGCGGCAGGCGACCCTGCCGATCCCCGAGCTCGTGCGCACGATCGAGCTCGAACTGCGGCTCGATATCGAGCTCGCCGCGAACGAGGCGCGCGGGCCGGCACGCACCGCCGGCGATCAGCTGCGTGCGTTCGTGGACGAGCTGCACGGCTTCCTCGCGACCGACGAGCACGGATCGCTGCCGAGCCTGTTGGCGTGGCTCGACCACGCCGAGCGACTCGACGAGTTCGCGCCGCGCACCGAGCCTCCCGAGGACGACGTCGTCCAGCTCCTCACGATCCACGGCTCGAAGGGCCTGGAGTGGGACGCCGTCGCGGTCGTGCGCTTCGTGGCGGACGAACTGCCGACGCGGGCGAAGGACACGCAGGGCTGGCTGGGATTCGGCGTGCTGCCGTACGAGTTCCGCGGCGACGCCCCCTGGCTCCCGGCGCTGCGGTGGCGCGCGGCGGACGCGCCGACCCAGCAGGACCTGAAAGACGCCCTCGCCGAGTTCGTCGCGGCGGGACGCGCCCGGCAGATCGAGGAGGAACGGCGCCTCGCCTATGTCGCGGTCACGCGGGCGCGCGATCACCTGCTGCTCACCGGCTCCAGCTGGTCGGGCACGAAGTCCTCCCGAGCCCCGAGCCCGTTCCTGCGTGAGATCGCCGACGCACTGGAGATCACGCTGGCGGAGCCCGACGACACCGGCGAGAACCCGTACGAGGGGCAGCGCCGCCTGCTGCAGTGGCCGCTCGACCCGCTCGGCAGCCGGCGAGCGATCGTGGAACAGGCGGCGAAGCGCGCCCGTGAGGCAGCGGCCGATCCGCCGGAGCCGACTCCGGAGCTGGCGCTGCTCCTGGCTGAACGCGCCGCACGGGAGAATCCGCCGGCGCCCGACGCGCCGGTGCGCATCCCGGCGTCCCGGTTCAAGGATTACCTGGGCGCCGCGCCCGCGCTGCAGCGGCCGCTGCCGGAGCGGCCGTATCGCCAGACCCGGCTCGGCACCCTGTTCCACGCGTGGGTCGAGCAGCGCGCGGGCGTCGTCGCGGCCGGGGCGACGCTGGACGACGCGCTGTGGGACGACGCCGCCGCGGAGGATGCCGGCAGCGGTGCGGCACCCGAGGCGAGCGAGCTCGCGCAGTTGCAGGAACGCTTCCTCGCGTCGGAGTGGGCACACCTGCAGCCGATCGAGGTCGAGACCGAGATCGATGTCGCGATGCCCGACGCGCTCGGCGACGGCCGCCCTCACGTCATCATCTGCAAGCTCGACGCGGTCTACCGCCGCGGCGACCGCATCGAGATCGTCGACTGGAAGACGGGGCGCGCGCCGCGCACGGCGGCCGAGCGCGATGAGCGGATGCTGCAGCTGCAGCTGTACCGGCAGGCCTACCACGCCAAGCACGGCGTGCCCGTGGACCAGATCGACGTCGTGCTGTTCTACGTCGCCGACGGGCTCATCCTGCGCGGCTGAGGCAGCGCCGGGTCAGGCGTCGCCCCCTCCTGCCGGGCGGCGTCGGGTCAAGCGGTGCCGGTCCAGCGGCGGAGCGCGTTCTGCGCGGCGGTGTCGCGGTCGATCTCGTCCGCCGAGTACGCCGAGACGTCGGCGGATGCCGCGTCGCGCTCGTCGGCGCCGGTCGGCGCGGAGGCCACCGGGGTGCCCTCCCGCGGCGCCGGCGTCGTCGGGTGCGCCGGCGAGAAGTCCGACAGCTCGATCGGGACGGTCTCGATCTGCCCGGACTGCTCCTCCCCGGCCTCCTCCGCGAGGAAGGCGGCGAGGGTATCGGCGTCGAAGCTGTCGGTCTGCATGGAGGTGTCGATGGCGTCACCCGAGCCGGCGGGGACCCGCTCGGTCGCCGCGATCGCGTCGTCGGCGGTGACCTCGTCGCGCGCGCGGACGGGTTCGTCGCGGACGCTCTCGTCGAGCGATTCGAGCAGGGCCACGGCATCCGTCACGACGGTCTCGTCGCCGGTGGCGTGGCCGTGGACGAGCCACTTCGCGAACTCCAGTTCGGCGTGCAGGCGCGCACGCTCGGCGACGAGCGCGTCGGGGGCGCGATGCGAGCGGTGTCCGTACTCGTCGAGCACGTCGGCCTGCGCGGCCGGCGCCGACGCCGTCCAGCGGAGGTCCACCGCGGGGTCGCCGACGCCCAGGCCGCCCCAGCTCAGCAGGCCGGTCACGACGGGCACCCCGTCGGCGTCGTCCTCGAAGACGAAGGATGCCGGGTCGACGCCGCCCAGCACGACGGTGGTCTCGAACCGCCACAGCGGGTCCGAGCCGAGCGCGGTGCTCCAGCGGCGTAGCAGGCCGAAGGGAAGCAGGCCCGTCGCCTCCGCGCGGTCCAGCAGACGCTCCGCCTCGTCGCGCACCTGCGCGGCGGTCTGCATCGGCAGGCCGGCGTCGCGGATCACCGTCACCGGCAGATCGTGGACCGCGGCGATCGCGGCGCCGAGCGCCGTGGCGACGCCGCGGCCGGAGGGCACGTGCGCCGCGTCGACGCGATACCCCGGCAGGAGGGTCTGGACGAGGGTGTGACGTCCGTCGACGGTCGTCTGACCCAGCACGTCGGGTGCGCCGAAGGGCAGCACGCCGCGGACGCCCGCCGTCAGCGAGGCCAGCGCGCGGGCCTCACCGCGCAGGTCGGCGTCGGCGCGGTCGTCCACCGGCACCCGCACGACGACGCGCCGGCCGTCGTCGAGATCGGCGATGGCGCTGTCGTAGCGTCCGGAGGCGCCCTCGGTGAGCGGGCCCACACCCACCACGGCGACGCGGGGCAGGGCGGAGGTCACCGACGCGGCTAGAGTGAGGGGTGAGCGTGCCATGCCCCCAGGGTAGGTGTGCCGCGCCCCGTCCCCGTGTGCGCCACGCCCGGCGAGGAAGGTCCCGGATGACGCCGTCTCCCGATCCGGATGCCGCAGCTTCGGCTCCGCCGCTGGCGCGCGCCGGCATCGACCGTGCCGCCGAGGAGCGCGCCGAGGCGGGGCTCATCGACCGCCTGCGCGGGAATGCGGACACGCGTGTCGTCGCCGTCCACGGCGACCGCGCGCCGCTGACGGCGGACGGCAGCCTGCGCACGGTCGCGGTCGAGGCGATCCGCGACGGCGTGAAGTGGGGCTTTCTCGGACGCGACGAGACCGGCCGCGCGCTCCTCGTCGCCGCGGCGGGGGCGCAGGCCCCGTCGCCGCTGCGCGCCGACCCCGGTGAGGGCGCACCGGGAGCCGCGCCCGACGGGTGGGGCGCGCTGCGCGCGGTCGGCGGGGAGATGCCCGCTGTCGACGCGGGGGTGTTCGTCGAGGCTGTCGCGCTCGGCGGCTGGCTCGTGGCGGCGCCATTCTGCTCGGCGTGCGGTGGGCGCACCGAGGTGCGCAGCGCCGGCTGGTCGCGGCACTGCCCGTCGTGCGGGCGGGAGCACTTCCCCCGCACCGATCCCGCCGTGATCGTCGCGGTCACGACGCCCGACCGGGAGCGGCTGCTGCTCGGCAAGAACGCCCTGTGGGCCGACCGCAACATGTACTCGACGTTCGCGGGATTCGTCGAGGCGGGGGAGTCGCTGGAGGCGACGATCGTGCGCGAGGTGGCGGAGGAGGCCGGCGTCACCGTCAGCGCCGCCGCCTACCGCGGCTCGCAGGCGTGGCCGTACCCGCGTTCGCTGATGCTCGGCTTCCACGCGACCGCCGCCGACCCCGAGGCCGCCCGCGCCGACGGCGAGGAGATCGTCGATGTCCGCTGGTTCACCCGCGCGGAGCTGACCGCCGCGTTCGCCGGTGAGGCGGATTTCGCGTTGCCGGGCACGGCGTCCATCGCGCACCGCCTCATCGCCGATTGGGTGGCGATGCCGGAATGAGCGAGCGGGCGCTCGAGGGACTCGACGAGCAGCAGCGCGAAGCGGCATCCGTCCTCCGGGGACCGGTGTGCGTGCTCGCCGGCGCCGGCACCGGCAAGACGCGCGTCATCACCCGGCGCATCGCGCACGGCGTCGACACCGGCGCCTACTCGCCGGGCCGGGTCATGGCGGTGACGTTCACGGCCAAGGCGGCGGGGGAGATGCGCGGCCGTCTGCGCGCCCTGGGCGTGGAGGGCGTTGCGGCGCGCACGTTCCACGCGACCGCGCTCGCCCAGCTGAACTTCTTCTGGCCGCAGCTGGCGAACGACACCGCGCCGTCGATCATCGACAACAAGGTGCGGGTGCTCGGCCAGGCCGCTGATGCGCTGCGCCTGCGCCTGGACGGCGCGACCCTGCGGGATGTGGCGAGTCGCATCGAGTGGCGCAAAGTCGCGATGCGCACGATCGAGCAGGATGCCGCGGCCCACCCCGAGGGGCTCTCGCAGGCTCTGGACGCGCACGCGCTCGCGGAACTGCAGCACCGGTACGAGAAGCTCAAGGACGAGCGCCGCCAGCTCGACTTCGAGGACGTGCTGCTCGCGTGCGCGGGGATGCTGGAGTCCGAGCCCCGTGTCGCCGCCGCCGTCCACGAGCAGTACCGCCACCTCACGGTGGACGAGTTCCAGGACGTCTCGCCCGTGCAGCATCGGCTGCTGGAACTGTGGCTCGGCGATCGCCGCGATCTGTGTGTCGTCGGCGACGCGAGCCAGACTATCTACTCGTTCGCGGGGGCGGACCCGCACTACCTGCTGGAGTTCGCCGACCGGTACGAGGACGCCACCGTCGTGCGGCTGGAGCGCAACTACCGCTCCGACCCCGCGATCCTCGACGTCGCGAACGCGCTCATGCGAGGGCGTGCGGGTGCACTGGAGCTCCGGTCGGCGCGACGGGCGGGGCCGGTCCCCGTCGTGACGGCGTACGAGGACGACGGCGCCGAGGCCGACGGTGTCGCCGCGGCGATCGCGGCGCAGATCGCGGCGGGCATCGAGCCCGACCGGATCGCGGTGCTGTACCGCGCCAACGCGCAGTCCGCGCCGCTGCTGGCGGCGCTGGCCTCGCGCGGGATCGCCGCGACCGTGCTGGGCGGCAAGCGCTTCTTCGACCTGCCGGAGGTGCGCCAGGCGGTGATGGCGCTGCGGGGCGCCTCGGTGGCGCCCGTCGAGACGACGTTCCTCGCGGCGGTCCGCGACGTGCTGCGCTCCCTCGGCCTCACCGACGACCCGCCGCCGGCCGGTGGAGCGCTGCGCGACGCCTGGGAGGCGCGCGCGGCCGTCCTGCGCCTGGCCGAAGAGGCGCCGGCGGACATGACGCTGCGGCGCTTCACCGACGAACTGCTCGCCCGCGGTCGCGACCAGCACGAGCCTTCGCTGCGGACGGTCACCCTCGCGACGCTCCACGCCGCGAAGGGCCTGGAGTGGGATCACGTGCACCTCGTGGGCCTGGCGGAGGGCCTGCTGCCCATCTCGTACGCGACCGGGTCCGAGGCGATCGACGAGGAACGGCGGCTGACCTACGTGGGCATCACGCGGGCTGCGCGCACGCTGTCGCTGAGCTGGTCGGAGCGATCGGGGGCGCGGCAGCGCCAGCGCTCTCGCTTTCTGCAGGAGATCGGTCCGGGGCCGATCGCGACCGGTGGTCGCCGTCCGCCGGCGGGTCGAGCGGCGGGTCCTCGACGGTCCGGCACAGGCACGCCGGATGCGGGCGATGCGCGTGCCACATCCGCCGGACGTCGTCCGAGCTGATCGTCACGGACACGCCCGCGGCGTCGGCGACGGCGATGCCGCGCAGCATGCGGGCGCCGAGGACCGCCGCCTCGACGAGAAGCGCCGGATCGGTGTGCGTGGGCTCGCGCCCGAGCAGCTGCGCGGCCAGGAGCGGCCACGTCGGGTCGGCGTCGGTGCGGTGCGCGTGCACGCACGCGAGGCAGGCGGTGCGTCCGGGGACGACGAGGGGACCGACGCGCACCCGATCGCCCGCCAGCTCGATCGGCAGGTGCACGATGTCGGCGGCCATCAGCCGGGCAGCACGGCGCGGATCCAGCATCCGCTCGGCGACGACGACCACGGGAAGGCGCGAGGGCGGCGGCGCGCTCTCCCAGCGCGTCAGCGACGCGACGTGGACGCCGGCGGCCCGCCACCCCGCCTCGAGCGCTTCGTGGCCGGCCACGCCGAGACTCTCGGGGACCTCCAGCCGCACGACCGGCGCCGACGCGTCATCGGTGATGAGCGCCCCGCCGATGCGGGCCGCGAACCGCTCGGCGTCGTCGCCGTCGGCGCCCATCGTGCGCGCGAGCGGAACCAGCATCGCATCGGGGATGCCGTCGGTCAGCGCGTCGAGCAGTCGCTCCTGCCAGCCGGTGACATCGTCCACGCGCACCGCCTGATCGGTCCCCAACTGCAGGCTGGAGGGCGTGCGCCACAGGGGCGGGTGCGAGGGGGCCAGTCGGAGCATGCCCCGATCATGCCCGCCTCGCACCCGCGGCGGGCGCGCTGTCCACAGGCCCGTTTCGAGATCCGCCGAATCGGCCGCCTGTGGAGGAGGCGATGATCACCGCGGCGGATCAGCCCGTGTGCCCACGCGTCTTCGCCGAATCCTCACCCCCGCGCCGAACCCTCGCGCTCAGACGCGCCCAGCGGTGAGGGCTCGGTGCACAGGTGAGGGTTCGGCGTCGGGGCCTGCTGCGGCGCGGTGCGTGTTGCGGCGCGGCGGATCAGACCGGGCGAGGATCCTCCGGGGTGCCGGGATTCTCCGGTGAGCCCGGATCCTCCGGGGCGGCCGGGGTATTCGTAGCACCCGGACCCGCGGCATCCGCCGGGTCCTGCGCGGCCTGGGCCAGCAACTCGTCCAGCGCCTCATCGAACGCGTCGCGCGCGGGCTCCTCGCCGCGGGCGCGCGCCTGCAGCCGAGCGATCAGCGCCTGCGGGTCGTCGATGTCCTCGGCCGCCGGCATGAGGTCGGGGTAGTCCCAGAGGCTGTCGCGGGCCTCGATGCCCACGGCGTCGGTCACCGCGCGCCACATGGCGGCCGCCTCGCGCAGGCGCCGCGGGCGCAGCTCGAGCCCGACGAGCGACGCCATCGCCTGCTCGGCGGGGCCGCCCACGGCGCGGCGCCGCCGCACCGCCTCGGCGATCTTCGCCGCGGCAGGGAGGCGCCCGGTCGCGTCGCTGGTCACGACGTCGACCCATCCTTCGATCGTGGCGAGCAGATTCTCCAGGCGGGTCAGGGCGGCATCCTGCGCGGGCGTGCGCTGCGGCAGCAGGGCGCCGGACTCGATGGCGGCCTTCAGCTCTTCGGGGGAGGACGGGTCGAAGCGCGACGCGAGCTCCTCGAGGGCGCCGGTGTCGACGTGGATGCCGCGGGCGAACTCCGTCACCTGTGAGATGACGTGCAGGCGCAGCCAGCGCGCGTGGCGGAACAGGCGCGCATGAGCGAGCTCCCGGGTACCGAGGTACAGCGCGAGCTGGTCGTCGGTCACGTCGAGATCGCGTGAGAAGTCCGCGAAGTTCTGCGGCAGGATCGCCGCGACGCCGTCGGGCATGACCGGGATGCCGACATCGCCGCCGGAGACCACCTCGAGCGACAGCCGCCCGATGACGCCGCCGAGCTGGGCCGCGAACAGCGAGCCGCCGACGCGCCGCATGAAGGTTCCGGCGCCGGCGACGAGCTGGCGCATCTCTTCCGGGGTCTGCTCGTCGAGAGCGGACGTGAGCGCCCCGGCGATGGAGTCGGCGACCGGCTCGGCGAGCTCCTGCCACACCGGCAGCGTCTGCTCCACCCACTGGCCCCGTGTGATCGCCTGCGGCGGGGCGGCGAGATCGGAGATCGTCGTGGCCTCGCTCAGCCACAGCGTCGCGAGCGAGAACGCCTGGTCGAAGTCGTGCTTGGTGCCGGTGGTGATGCTCAGGCCGTCCTTGTTGGCCAGATGGAGCGCCTGCGTCTTCGCGGCGCTCCAGTCGATCCCGTCGGCCGCTCCGCCACCGCTGGTGAAGGCGTGCTGCAGCTGGGCCATGATCTGCTGCAGCATCGCCGGGTCCACGCCCATGCGGGACAGTCCTTCCAGCTGAGCGGGGTCGAAGCCCGCCGCGCCGCCGCCGAGCAGATTGCGCAGCAGCTCCTGGAACTCGTCGTCTCCGGAACGGTCCGGGCTGTCGTCATCAGTCATGTCAGGCGCCTTTCAGCGGGCGGTTCTCGTCCCGTCCTACGCTAGTCGCAGCACTTCCCCGCACGGCCGCCGAGGCCCGCCACGGAGGATGTCGCGTGTACGCCGATCGCGAACGATCGGCCGGAAAGGTCTGACGTGGCATTGTTCGACGAGAACACGACGATCGTGCCCGCGCGTCGCGCGCCCATGAGCCGCACGACGCTCATCGGCGTCTGGTCGCTCGCGGTCGCGCTCGTGGCGCTGCTGGCGCTCACCCTCATCCCTACGTCGTTCGTCATCCAGCGCCCCGGTCCCGTCTTCAACACGCTCGGCACCTCCACCGACGCCGCCGGCGACGAGGTGCCGCTGATCTCGGTGTCCGGCGCGGAGACCTTCCCCACCTCCGGCTCGCTCGACCTGCTGACCGTGCAGGTCGTCGGCAACCGCGACCGGACGCCGTCGTGGTTCGAGCTGGCCCTGGCGTGGTTCGATCCGTCGAAGGCGGTCATCCCGATCGATCAGGTGTTCCCGCAGGGACAGAGCACCGAGGAGCGCAATCAGGAGAGCGCCGTCATGATGGTCGACTCCCAGAAGGAGGCGACCGCTGCGGCGCTGACGGAACTCGGCTACGACGTCAAGCCGATGGTCCGCGTCTACGCCCTGACCGACGACTCGGCGGCGGCAGGCGTGCTCGAACCCGACGACATCATCCGTGCCGCCGACGGACAGCCCATCACCGAGACCGATGAGCTGCGGGCGATCATCAACGACGCCGACGGGGCGCCGGTGCAGCTCACGATCGACCGCGGCGGCCAGACGCTCACCGAGAGCATCACCCCGAAGCAGGCCACCGTCGACGGCGAGACGACGTGGCTCATCGGCATCACGACGCTGCACGACTACGACTTCCCGATCGACGTCACGATCCAGCTCGACAACGTCGGCGGACCCAGCGCGGGCATGATGTTCGCGCTCGGGATCATCGACACCCTCAGCGGCGGGGACCTCAACGGGGGCGAGGAGGTGGCCGGAACGGGCACGATCGACTCCTCCGGAACGGTCGGGCCGATCGGCGGCATCCGGCAGAAGATGTACGGCGCGAAGGATGCCGGCGCCACGTGGTTCCTCGCCCCGAAGGACAACTGCGACGAGGTCGTCGGGCACATCCCCGCGGGGCTGCGCGTGTTCTCGGTCGCCACCCTCGACGACGCGCTCGACGTGCTCGCCGCCATCCGCGGCGACGGCGACCTGGACGCGCTGCCCACCTGCGAATAGCCACAGCATCCGCCCAGAGTCGGCCCGCCTAAGATGGACGGGTGACCACGACCTCAGCGCCGAACCAGGCCACGCCCAATCCCCTCCGTCGCGCGATCGCGATCACGCTCGCCGTCATCGCCGCCATCGTGGTGGGGTTCTTCGTCTTCGCGAGTCTCTACGCCGACTGGCTGTGGTTCGACCAGCTGGGCTTCTCGAGCGTGCTGTGGACGCAGTGGACCGCGCGTGTGGTGATGTTCGTCATCGGGTTCCTCGCGATGGCCGTGCCGGTGTTCGTGGCGATCCAGCTCGCGTACCGGCTGCGCCCGGTCTACGCACGGCTGACGTCGCAGCTCGACCACTACCAGGAGGTCGTGGAGCCCCTCCGGCGCCTGGCCATGTGGGGCATCCCGGTCTTCTTCGGGTTCTTCGCCGGCTTCGCCGCATCGGCGCAGTGGGAGACCGTGTGGCTGTGGGCCAACCGCGTGGACACGGGTGTCCCGGACCCCCAGTTCCAGATGGACACCGGGTTCTACCTGTTCTCGCTGCCGTTCTTCACGACGGTGCTCGGCTTCGCATCGGCGGTGCTGCTCGTCTGCCTCATCGTGACGGCGCTGGTGGCCTACCTCTACGGGTCGGTGCGCGTCGGGCAGCGGGAGCTGCGCATCTCCAAGGCCGCGCGCATCCAGCTCGCGGTGCTTGCGGGGCTCTACCTGCTCGTGCAGGCGGTGAGCCTCTGGGTCGACCGGTACAAGACCCTCACGTCGCAGGGCGATCGGATCACCGGCGCCAGCTACGTCGACGACCACGCCATCATCCCGGGCCTGACGATCCTCGCGATCGCGGCGGTCATCGTCGCGGCGCTCTTCTTCGTCACCGCGATCGTGGGGCGCTGGCGCTTCCCGCTGATCGGCACGGGCCTGCTCATCATCTCCTCGCTGATCGTCACCGTCGCCTACCCGTGGGTGCTCTTCAACGTCTCGGTGCGCCCCAACCAGGAGACGCTCGAGAGCCCGTACTACCAGCGCAACATCGACGCCACGAAGGCCGCGTACGGCATCGACGGGCTGGAGAAGAACGACTTCCAGGCGGTCACCGACGTCGAGCCCGGGCAACTGCGGGCCGATGCCGAGACCACGGCATCCATTCGCATCATGGACCCCGCGATCATCTCGCCGACCGTGCGGCAGCTCGAGCAGTACCGGGCGTACTACAAGTTCACCGACCCGCTCGACGTCGACCGCTACCAGATCGACGGGCAGAGCCAGGACACCGTCGTCTCGGTGCGCGAGCTGAACATGGACGAGCTCGGCCAGGCGGCGTCGTGGTACAACACGACCCTCGTATACACCCACGGCTACGGCATGGTCGCCGCGAAGGGCAACGAGCGCACCGCCGACGGCAACCCCGTCTTCGTCGAGCGGGGCATCCCCACCACCGGCGCCCTGACCACGGGGGAGGAGTACGAGCCGCGGGTCTACTTCGGCGAGTCCTCGCCGACGTACTCGATCGTCGGCGCCCCGGAGGGTCGCGACTCGATCGAGCTGGACTATCCGCGCGGCACCGACGGCGGTGCGCGCACCACGAACACCTTCTCGGGCAACGGCGGGCCGAACATCGGCGATCCGTTCAACCGGCTGATCTACTCGCTGAAGTTCCAGTCCACCGACATCCTCTTCTCCGACGCGATCAACGAGGAGTCGCAGATCCTCTACGACCGCAGCCCCGTCGAGCGCGTGCAGAAGGTCGCGCCGTACCTCGAGCTCGACAACGACCCGTATCCGTCGGTGGTCGACGGCCGGATCGTGTGGATCATCGACGGCTACACCCTGAGCGCCGACTACCCGTACTCGCAGGTCGTGAGCCTGCGCGACGCGATCAGCGACACCACCAACACGACGCCGCGCGTCGCGCTGGACGACGTCAACTACATCCGCAACTCCGTCAAGGCGACCGTGGATGCGTACGACGGCTCGGTGACGCTGTACGCGTGGGACGAGACCGACCCGCTGCTGCAGGCGTGGCAGAAGGTGTACCCGTCGACGCTGAAGCCGGTCTCGGACATGAGCGGCGACCTCATGAGCCACGTCCGCTACCCGACCGACCTGTTCAAGGTGCAGCGCGCCATGCTCGGCACCTACCACGTCGACGACGCGCAGTCGTTCTACCAGCGCGACAACGCCTGGAAGACGCCGGACGACCCGACCCAGACGAACCCCGTGCTGCAGCCGCCGTACTACCTGACGATGCAGATGCCCGATCAGGATGCGCCGAGCTACTCCATGTTCACGACGTTCATTCCCGGCGGCGACGACACGCGCAACGTCCTCATGGGCTACCTGTCGGTGGACTCGGATGCCGGGGCCGAGGACGGCACGAGGAACGAGAACTACGGCAAGCTCCGGATGCTGGAGATCAACGCCGAGACGCCCGTCCCGGGCCCCGGTCAGGTGCAGAACACGTTCAACGCCGACCCGGACGTCTCCGCGTTCATCAACATCCTCAAGCAGGGCCAGTCGGAGGTGCTCAACGGCAACCTGCTGACCCTTCCGGTCGGTGGCGGCCTGCTGTACGTGCAGCCGGTGTTCGTGCAGTCCTCGGGCTCGACGAAGCTGCCGACGCTGCAGAAGGTGCTCGTGGGCTTCGGCGACCAGATCGCGTTCGAGGACACCCTGCAGGGCGCGCTGGACGTGCTCTTCGGCGGCGACTCCGGCGCGAACGCGGGCGACGGTGGCACCGAGGTCACCCCGACGCCGGCACCGACCGAGTCCGGCGAGCCCGGTGACGGCGGTGCCACCGACGGCGGTTCGGGCACCGGCACGGACGTCGCGTTCCAGGCGGCACTGCAGGAGGCGCAGCAGGCGATGCTCGACCGCCAGGCGGCGCTGACGGCGGGCGACTGGACGAAGTACGGCGAGGCCGATGCCCGGCTGACCGCCGCCGTCGAGAAGCTGCTGCAGCTGAGCGGCGACTGACCCGCATCCTCGTCGCGAGCCGGTCCGCTCCTCGAGCGGGCCGGCTTTCGCCGAGCGGGCCCGCTACGGCGGGCGGGAGCGGGCGCACTCGACGACATTGGGCGCACTCGGCTTGACGCCGCTCGGCGGAGTCAGGTGTGGCGGGGTCAGGCGCCCAGGGCGTACCAGATGAGGAGCAGCGTCACGGCGAAGCCGGTGAACTGGTTGAGCCAGAGAAAGCGATCCCAGCCGCGGGTGGCGGTCGCGGCATCCGCGTCGGCGACGCTGCGATACGGCCAGACCGTCGCCAGGTACGGCACCGCCAGCAGCGCCGCCAGGGGGCCCGGCCAGCTCGCAGCCAGCATGACGAGGCCCGCGAGCGCGTAGCAGCCCAACGCAAGACGGACGGTGCGCTGCGCGCCGAACGCGGTCGCGATGGAGCCGATGCCCGCCTCGCGGTCGGCGACGACGTCCTGCACGGCGCCGAACGCGTGTGAGGCGACACCCCACAGGGCGAATGCCACGATGATCGCCGCGAGCGGCCAGGTCCAGGTCGCGCCGGCGAGGACTAGCCCGTAGACCGCGGGGGAGAAGAAGTGGATGCTGCTGGTGACCGAGTCCGCCACCGGACGCTCCTTCAGGCGCAGCGGAGGCGCGGAGTAGAACACGACGAAGAACAGGCTCGCGGCGAGCACGAGCCAGGATGCGGGCGACCCGACCGCGACGAGGAACGCGACGAACGGGGCGCACGACAGTCCCGCCGCCCAGAGGGTGATCCGGTGGAAGCGCCGGTCCAGAACCGCGCCGTGCGCACCGCCCTTGCGCGGATTGCGGAGGTCCGACTCGTAATCGAAGACGTCATTGATCCCGTACATCGCGAGGTTGTACGGGATGAGGAAGAACAGGGTGCCGACGATGAGCACGGCATCGATCTCGCGCGTCGTCAG from Microbacterium aurum carries:
- a CDS encoding ATP-dependent helicase, giving the protein MSERALEGLDEQQREAASVLRGPVCVLAGAGTGKTRVITRRIAHGVDTGAYSPGRVMAVTFTAKAAGEMRGRLRALGVEGVAARTFHATALAQLNFFWPQLANDTAPSIIDNKVRVLGQAADALRLRLDGATLRDVASRIEWRKVAMRTIEQDAAAHPEGLSQALDAHALAELQHRYEKLKDERRQLDFEDVLLACAGMLESEPRVAAAVHEQYRHLTVDEFQDVSPVQHRLLELWLGDRRDLCVVGDASQTIYSFAGADPHYLLEFADRYEDATVVRLERNYRSDPAILDVANALMRGRAGALELRSARRAGPVPVVTAYEDDGAEADGVAAAIAAQIAAGIEPDRIAVLYRANAQSAPLLAALASRGIAATVLGGKRFFDLPEVRQAVMALRGASVAPVETTFLAAVRDVLRSLGLTDDPPPAGGALRDAWEARAAVLRLAEEAPADMTLRRFTDELLARGRDQHEPSLRTVTLATLHAAKGLEWDHVHLVGLAEGLLPISYATGSEAIDEERRLTYVGITRAARTLSLSWSERSGARQRQRSRFLQEIGPGPIATGGRRPPAGRAAGPRRSGTGTPDAGDARATSAGRRPS
- a CDS encoding zinc-dependent metalloprotease: MTDDDSPDRSGDDEFQELLRNLLGGGAAGFDPAQLEGLSRMGVDPAMLQQIMAQLQHAFTSGGGAADGIDWSAAKTQALHLANKDGLSITTGTKHDFDQAFSLATLWLSEATTISDLAAPPQAITRGQWVEQTLPVWQELAEPVADSIAGALTSALDEQTPEEMRQLVAGAGTFMRRVGGSLFAAQLGGVIGRLSLEVVSGGDVGIPVMPDGVAAILPQNFADFSRDLDVTDDQLALYLGTRELAHARLFRHARWLRLHVISQVTEFARGIHVDTGALEELASRFDPSSPEELKAAIESGALLPQRTPAQDAALTRLENLLATIEGWVDVVTSDATGRLPAAAKIAEAVRRRRAVGGPAEQAMASLVGLELRPRRLREAAAMWRAVTDAVGIEARDSLWDYPDLMPAAEDIDDPQALIARLQARARGEEPARDAFDEALDELLAQAAQDPADAAGPGATNTPAAPEDPGSPENPGTPEDPRPV
- a CDS encoding YlbL family protein, with translation MALFDENTTIVPARRAPMSRTTLIGVWSLAVALVALLALTLIPTSFVIQRPGPVFNTLGTSTDAAGDEVPLISVSGAETFPTSGSLDLLTVQVVGNRDRTPSWFELALAWFDPSKAVIPIDQVFPQGQSTEERNQESAVMMVDSQKEATAAALTELGYDVKPMVRVYALTDDSAAAGVLEPDDIIRAADGQPITETDELRAIINDADGAPVQLTIDRGGQTLTESITPKQATVDGETTWLIGITTLHDYDFPIDVTIQLDNVGGPSAGMMFALGIIDTLSGGDLNGGEEVAGTGTIDSSGTVGPIGGIRQKMYGAKDAGATWFLAPKDNCDEVVGHIPAGLRVFSVATLDDALDVLAAIRGDGDLDALPTCE